In Bacteroidales bacterium, the sequence TTCGATTCTATAAGCCTCAAAATAAATAATGGGGATATTATATCGAAAATTTGCCCTTCAAAAGCAACTTGGCAATCAATCCTAGTATCGGATAAAAATAATGTAGCACAAAAATTTGCTCTAAAAAAAGGGATTAATACATTTACATTTATCAGTGCAATTCCTGAAATTCCACAAATCGAATTCATTAAAATATCCAAAGATTTAGAAAAGTCAATAATTCCGGAAAAAAACTATTTAGATTTCTTAAATCAGATAAAATCAAAAAAGATTCATTCTCAACCTGATTATATTTTAAATGAGTCTGATACTAATTCTTATAACTTAAAATCTGTTCTACCTAATCCTCCTGACGCTAGTTACTGGCACTATATAAGCGCCCCATGTAAGTATACTTGGTTTGTTGAAAAAAGTTATCTTCAAAATAATTCAATAACAATTACATCTGTTTCGGAAAATAACTATCAATATGTTTTAGAAGTTTTTAACGAAACTTCTCCTCATTTGTATTCATGGGTTAAAAAATCTAATTCAAGTGGTCAAATATCACTTGCAATTACATTCCCAGTATCTGGCATTTATTTAATCAGATTACGTGCATACCAACAAACTACACAAGGAATAGTAGATATTCAAGGCGTTGGTGGCCTCTTTACAGGAAGTTTTAGTTATCAAGATTGCCCCGTTACGGGCACAGGTATTGCTCATCCACATGAAACTCCGCATGAATACAATTATTTTACCGCTAAGTATTCAAACTGTGATCCAATGGTGTTTATAGAAAGAAGCAATGAAGCTCCTGGTAAAATAATAGGCTACAACGATGATTATTTTAATGCAACCGGAGATTTTCAATGGTTGTGGAACGCAAGAGTCAAGAAGGATTTTTCCGATGCAATACAATCAATGTTAATATCTTCTGCAAGCTCTTTCAATCCTTCTGGAACATGTGATATTTACATGCGATGCACAAATAGTTCACTACCTGGCCCAAATTACCCTAATTTAAAAGCAGATGATGCAATTACTGCAGCACCTGAAAATAATACCTATAACTGTGCAAGTTGGGCAGGAGGAATAACAGACGGATGGTATTGGGGATGTAAATTTGCTAATGCTTCTGGTGGCTCATGTATTGGTTTAAATTATGGCAACCCATATATGTGGAATTCTTGGGATAATTATTTTGCTAATTATCCTTCACCGCGATATGCAAATGCAATGAGTTATACAACAATAGGTGCAACATCCAGCAATGCTGATATAGCTCTTTGGTCAACTGATGGTACCATAGAACAACTTCAACACGTCTCGGTTAGAAATTATTCAAATAACAACCCACATGGGTATGATTGGGAAAGTAAACCAGGAGGCAAGATGCGGACATTTCATCCTCGTGACGCATTAAATGGACCAGAATATGGAGAAATTTTTGCCTATTATACCAGAATTGTACCTTCTAAATCTTCGGTAGATGAAACTATGACATTTGATCAATCAGTTGCATCAGGTTTAACAATCATTGAAAACGTTGAACTAACGAATCCAGAAAAAATTTTACTAAAAAGTAAAATTGATTCTAAGAGAGTTGGTCAATTAGAAAATTTCTTTGATAAATGGAAACAATCTTTGTACTCTGCAAAATACGCATATAATAGTAATCCGTACGTATTTCTTACAAGTGATGAATATTCTGAGTTAAATAATTATTTGTTGGAAAACGAAATTGAGGGAATCGCATTTTTAGCTGAAAAGTTGTTTGGAGATGAATTGAATCGTTTCGAGAAAGAAATTACATCATTATTATTATGTGAATTAGCAGCCAAAAATCATTTGAAAGATTTGGAAAATGTTAAAAAAGACCAAGTACTTAAAAGCTATACACAGGAAGGAGCATATAATGCTCCTACTGCAGAGAATATAACAAAAAAATTTATGAAAAGAATATTCTTTGACACACAAGAAATTATTGAAGAAGATTCATATACAATACTCAAGAATAAATATAATTCTCACGAATATTTTAATATTTATCCTAATCCTATTTCCGACATCAGCTTTATTAATCTAAAATTAGAAGAAGAGAATTTTATTTCTTTAACTATTTATAATAGCAATGGGAATACAGTTACAACTCTTATAAACAATCAGCTTTATAATTCAGGCATATATAACTTTGAACTTAGTGATGAGGGGCTAACTTCAGGCATTTATGTTTGTAGTATTAAAATTGGAGATCAAATTTTCAATAGAAAATTTATAGTACAATAATGTTAAATTTAAGGGTTGTTTTTAATATAAAATATATTATTTTACTCAGCGCTTTTCTGGCATCGTGTGAAAGTTCAGAAGATAAAAATAAGAATGAGTGGAGGAAATTCTTCTTAGAAACTGATCCTCAAACAAATTTTTATATCTCTTCCATGGCACAATATGATGAAGAAACTATCATATTTTCAACATATAAATATTTAGACAAAAATCCACTCTATATTGTAAGAAACGATTCTATGATTGCTATAGATACGAGTAATATTGAGAATGAATTATCTAATCTTAAAGTATTTTACAGTTCTGAGAAAGCAAAAATTTGGATAAATGACTATTGCATTTTATGTTACACTCCAAATTCAAGCACTTATCGATACTGGGAGGTAAGTAATATCAATGGTAGGAATTCAGGATATCTGAAAATGGATATAAACGGAGATATCTGGTCTTCATCTTATAATGGAATTTGGAAATATACTAATCAAAGGTCTGAACAATTCTTCCCGGGGAAGTTTTTTAGTGAAATATGTCTCGATAAGAGCAAGAATATTTACATAGGAACCGTTCCAGATGTAGATCAAAAAGGATACCTATTAAAATTTAACTATTACAAATGGGATACAATATATACATGTAATAGTAACTCATTTTGCATTTCATCAATGAGTTTCGATAATTCAAATTATTTATGGTGTGGAGTAATGAGTAGATCATACATCGGTAATGAATACGGCGGTGGTGTTATAAAGTTAGGTGAACGGGTTCAAGAATTCAATATACTTAATTCCGACCTTACAAGCAATTCAGTAGTAGAACTAAATATTGATATGCATGATAATGTTTGGATTGGTACCTATTCTGGTGGGATCTGCAAATTACAGAAAGATGGTAAATGGGTAAAGTATTATTTCCAAAATAACATAGGATTAGGTCAAAATTTTGAGCATATTTTAGTAGATGATTTTAATAATATTTGGGCATCTCTGCAGTTTTTTGGTTTGGTCCAATTCCAAGAATAACTTTCGGCCAAATGTCGGCCAAATGATCTTATTAAAAATAAAAAACCCCTTGAATTTCAAGGGGTCTCTTTTTCCATTTTGTGGTGCCACGTGGAGTTGAACCACGGACACACGGATTTTCAGTCCGTTGCTCTACCAACTGAGCTATGGCACCGCTTTTTTTGGAGTTGCAAATCTAAATAAAAATTCAATTCATCAAAACTTTTTTTACAAAATTATAATCGCATTAAACTACAGCGTTTTATGGCATTTGACTACTTTTGCATCCATTATGCCAACTAACGAGTACTTTATACATACCCTGAAAAACGGGATACGACTGATCCATAAACCGGCCAACAGCCCCGTTTCGCACATGGGTCTTTTTATAAACACCGGTTCACGCGATGAATATGAGAACGAGCACGGAATGGCTCACCTCATTGAACACATGCTTTTTAAAGGAACAGAACACAGGAAATCTTACCATATCCTAAGTCGCCTCGAAGATGTCGGCGGAGAGCTCAACGCCTATACAACCAAGGAGGAAACCTGCATCCATGCCACTTTCTTTGACGAATACTATGCCCGTGCACTCGACCTGATCAGCGATATAGCCTTTAATTCTTCTTTTCCCGAAAAGGAGCTTAAAAAGGAAAAAGAAATTATCCTCGATGAGATCAACTCCTACAAGGATTCTCCTTCTGAACTGATCTTTGATGAGTTCGAGGAACTGCTGTTCGACGGGAACCCTATTGGCAGGAATATCCTGGGAAGCGAGGAAGGATTAAAAAAATACACCCCCTCCGATATCCGGAAATTCATTAACCGCAACTATACAACCGACCAGATGGTGGTGTCGTCAGTGGGGAATATTCCGTTCGGAAAACTGGTTAAACTTTTCGAGCGCTATTTCAACGTGCCGGAACTAAAAGCTGCTGGTACCAGGAAACAGGTTACCTACGCCAATAATCCCGTCACCCGCAGGATCGACAGGAAAACTCACCAGGCTCATTGCATCATCGGCAACCTGGCATACCCGATTCACGACTGCCGCCGTCTTCCTTTGTATGTGCTCAATAATTACCTGGGAGGGCCCGGATCCAATTCACTTCTGAATATGTCGCTGCGGGAGAGGAGGGGATACGCCTATACAATAGACTCCATGTACACATCCTATAACGATACAGGTAATGTTACCATTTATTTCGGCACTGATAAGACACTTGTGGATAAATGCATTGACATAGTCCTGCGCGAATTGCGTCTGTTCAAAAGCAAAAAGCTCAGCACAATACAACTGCATAAAGCCAAGCGACAGGTACTCGGACATATCGCCATCTCCTCAGAAAACAATGAAAATTATATGCTCTCAATGGGCAAAAGCCTGCTCATTTTTAATAAAATCGAAACCCTCGGGGAAACAGGCAGGAAAATTCAGGCTATCCGCGCTGAAGAACTCACTGATATCGCCAATGAAATCCTGGACGAAAACAGGTTATCTTACCTGATATACCTATAATATGTTAAAGGATCCTCAAAAAATAGAAGAATATATTCTGAAATACTCATCACCCGAGGATGAGGTGCTCAACCGGCTGAACCGTGAAACTCACCTTACAACCGTTTATCCGCGGATGCTTTCAGGACATCTCCAGGGAAAGTTTCTTGAAATGATAAGCTTCATGATCAGGCCTCACAGGATCCTTGAGATAGGCACATTCACCGGCTATTCTGCCATATGCCTGGCTAAGGGACTTGCAGAGGGGGGCCTGGTTCACACAATTGATATTAACGATGAGCTGGCCGAAACAGCATTGAGATATTTCAAAGAAGCAAAACAGGATCACCTGATTAAAATGCACATCGGCGATGCCGTTGATGTTGTACCGAATCTTAATGAGGTTTTTGACCTTGTATTTATTGACGGCGACAAGGAACAATACATCGATTATTATGAAGTGGTTCTTCCGAAATTGCGGACAGGCGGATTTATCCTTGTCGATAATGTGCTTTGGAGTGGAAAAGTGCTTCCCGATTGCAGGGATAATGACAAAGAAACGATTTGTATCAGGGAATTCAATAATTTTATACAGAACGATAAACGGATTGAGAAGCTTCTTTTACCCTTCAGGGATGGAATCTATATTTTCAGAAAGCTGATTTAAAATTTGTTGAACCTTTCCGGAAAAGTATTGTTAAACACTCGGAAATTACGAAGTTATGGGTGCATACACCATAAGAGAACTCGAAAACCTTTCGGGTATTAAAGCACATACAATACGGATCTGGGAGAAAAGGTACGGCCTTATCTCTCCCCAGAGAACGTCGACGAATATCCGCACCTACCGCGATACGGAACTGAAAAAGCTTCTCAATATATCTATTCTTAACCGGAACGGACTCAAAATTTCAAAAATCGCCCAGTTGTCATCCGACGAGATTGTATCCCGGATTAACCAGTATACGCATGATATTACCAGTACCGAAAGCCAGATTGAAAATCTTACCCTGGCTATGATTGATCTCGACGAAAGGAGATTTGAACAGGTGCTGGCAAGAGCTGTTATCAAATTCGGTTTTGAAGAAGCTGTTATCAGGGTGCTTTACCCGTTTTTCATGAGAATTGGTCTCATGTGGCAAACTGATTCAATCAATATCACGCAGGAGCATTTCATATCAAACCTTGTACGGCAAAAGTTCTTTTCGGCTATTGACAATCTTGAAATGGTTGAAAAGCCTGAAAACAAACGCTTTGTTTTCTTTCTTCCCGAAGGGGAACTGCATGAAATCGGCCTGCTGTTTTATTGCTACCTGGTTCGCAAAAGAGAATACAAAACTCTTTACCTGGGACAATCCTTACCGTTGAAGGACCTTAGCGATATCTCGAAAACTTTTCCTTACGATTTTATAGTCACTTCCATTACCGCTTCACTGAATAAAAAGGGTGCAGCAGATTATATCCGGCTTCTTTCCGAAAAGTTCAATGATAAAACCGTTTATATATCGGGGGCCAGGGTGTTGGATTTTTCGCAGGAAATTCCCAAAAATGTAAAGTTAATCTCTTCACCGCAATCATTCCTTGACGAGATAGAAGCTCTCCATAACGCTTAACCGTTGCTGTCATTGATAAAGCTCACAATCAGCTATTAATTAAGGATATAAAGGTCAGAAAATATAATGTCTAAACAAAATCGCATAAACGTTAAACACTATTTTAACACTTTTTTAAGATTTTTTCTTATTTAGACCTTATTTAGAATAGCCCTTTGGTGGGCATAATATCTATGTATTTCGGAGCAAATTATATTGGATTGGAGGTGATTTTTATCCCCGAAAGTGGTTATTTTAAATTAATCTAAATAAAGAAAACTTGTTTAATGTTTAAGTAATGAGTAATTTTGATAGACAAAAATTAAACAACTTAAACATGACCGCAATAGAGTTCAATTATCAGTTGTCAAGTCTCAGCGATAGTCTGGAACGATTCGCGTACAGCCTCACTTCTAACAAGGAGGATGCCAGGGACTTGCTTCAGGAGACTTTTGTCAAAGCGATTTCATACCGCGATAAGTTTGCTGATGATACTAACCTCAAAGCGTGGACATTCACTATAATGAAAAACACGTTTATTAATAATTACAGGAGGCTGGTTAAGGCAAATACTACTTTTGATCATACAGAT encodes:
- a CDS encoding T9SS type A sorting domain-containing protein, with the protein product MIKTCLFGQNEKFFYANKTNENWTIKKSVTNIDNRNSYKTFEIELLEDGNYYLGAWLMGNYKGKNFDSISLKINNGDIISKICPSKATWQSILVSDKNNVAQKFALKKGINTFTFISAIPEIPQIEFIKISKDLEKSIIPEKNYLDFLNQIKSKKIHSQPDYILNESDTNSYNLKSVLPNPPDASYWHYISAPCKYTWFVEKSYLQNNSITITSVSENNYQYVLEVFNETSPHLYSWVKKSNSSGQISLAITFPVSGIYLIRLRAYQQTTQGIVDIQGVGGLFTGSFSYQDCPVTGTGIAHPHETPHEYNYFTAKYSNCDPMVFIERSNEAPGKIIGYNDDYFNATGDFQWLWNARVKKDFSDAIQSMLISSASSFNPSGTCDIYMRCTNSSLPGPNYPNLKADDAITAAPENNTYNCASWAGGITDGWYWGCKFANASGGSCIGLNYGNPYMWNSWDNYFANYPSPRYANAMSYTTIGATSSNADIALWSTDGTIEQLQHVSVRNYSNNNPHGYDWESKPGGKMRTFHPRDALNGPEYGEIFAYYTRIVPSKSSVDETMTFDQSVASGLTIIENVELTNPEKILLKSKIDSKRVGQLENFFDKWKQSLYSAKYAYNSNPYVFLTSDEYSELNNYLLENEIEGIAFLAEKLFGDELNRFEKEITSLLLCELAAKNHLKDLENVKKDQVLKSYTQEGAYNAPTAENITKKFMKRIFFDTQEIIEEDSYTILKNKYNSHEYFNIYPNPISDISFINLKLEEENFISLTIYNSNGNTVTTLINNQLYNSGIYNFELSDEGLTSGIYVCSIKIGDQIFNRKFIVQ
- a CDS encoding pitrilysin family protein — protein: MPTNEYFIHTLKNGIRLIHKPANSPVSHMGLFINTGSRDEYENEHGMAHLIEHMLFKGTEHRKSYHILSRLEDVGGELNAYTTKEETCIHATFFDEYYARALDLISDIAFNSSFPEKELKKEKEIILDEINSYKDSPSELIFDEFEELLFDGNPIGRNILGSEEGLKKYTPSDIRKFINRNYTTDQMVVSSVGNIPFGKLVKLFERYFNVPELKAAGTRKQVTYANNPVTRRIDRKTHQAHCIIGNLAYPIHDCRRLPLYVLNNYLGGPGSNSLLNMSLRERRGYAYTIDSMYTSYNDTGNVTIYFGTDKTLVDKCIDIVLRELRLFKSKKLSTIQLHKAKRQVLGHIAISSENNENYMLSMGKSLLIFNKIETLGETGRKIQAIRAEELTDIANEILDENRLSYLIYL
- a CDS encoding O-methyltransferase, whose amino-acid sequence is MLKDPQKIEEYILKYSSPEDEVLNRLNRETHLTTVYPRMLSGHLQGKFLEMISFMIRPHRILEIGTFTGYSAICLAKGLAEGGLVHTIDINDELAETALRYFKEAKQDHLIKMHIGDAVDVVPNLNEVFDLVFIDGDKEQYIDYYEVVLPKLRTGGFILVDNVLWSGKVLPDCRDNDKETICIREFNNFIQNDKRIEKLLLPFRDGIYIFRKLI
- a CDS encoding MerR family transcriptional regulator, which gives rise to MGAYTIRELENLSGIKAHTIRIWEKRYGLISPQRTSTNIRTYRDTELKKLLNISILNRNGLKISKIAQLSSDEIVSRINQYTHDITSTESQIENLTLAMIDLDERRFEQVLARAVIKFGFEEAVIRVLYPFFMRIGLMWQTDSINITQEHFISNLVRQKFFSAIDNLEMVEKPENKRFVFFLPEGELHEIGLLFYCYLVRKREYKTLYLGQSLPLKDLSDISKTFPYDFIVTSITASLNKKGAADYIRLLSEKFNDKTVYISGARVLDFSQEIPKNVKLISSPQSFLDEIEALHNA
- a CDS encoding RNA polymerase sigma factor, producing MTAIEFNYQLSSLSDSLERFAYSLTSNKEDARDLLQETFVKAISYRDKFADDTNLKAWTFTIMKNTFINNYRRLVKANTTFDHTDDLYYLNLSRESGVETPESSVSAKEIEKHIDRLEDEFKVPFNMHLQGFKYKEIADNLGLKIGTVKSRIFFTRKRLMSSLGVGYS